From Sander vitreus isolate 19-12246 chromosome 5, sanVit1, whole genome shotgun sequence:
TGCTGCCTCGTCCTTTCCTACCACTGTAAGTCAGTGTTCACAGTTTAGACGTACAGTGTAAGTTCAATACTGTGTATATTTTTACCTGCTTCAAACAGTCCTTGATTAACAACAATTAACAGTCCTAAAATGCTGTAGATCATTTCTAACTGTAATGGTGGCTGCAGGAGCTCCAGCCCCTGATGGCAAACACTGACCTGCCATCTGAGCATGACAACTCACAGGAGAACAGGAAGGAGAAGGACCCTGTGCAGCCAGAGCCCTCAAATCTGCAGAGGGCCAGGGCCCGCTTCCTCAAGGGAATCTCCTACTTCTCTGGAGACATGAAGGTGTTTGGAAAATGGATGGAAAGTAAGACGACACTAGTTTTTCTTCTGGCCCACACAaagcatatatactgtatatactgtatactgaaaACGACATTATTATAACAAAAAATGCAGGATATTATAAATAACTTGCTGCTGATAACAACTGTACCCTTGGGCAATATATATTAAATCTCTACACTACTCATTGTTATAAACAGTTAGACAGACTTGAATATGTTTTGCAATGTAAGTGGGCCGCACAATGTCGCTGTCACATTATCACTTTTTCCACCCTGAGTTTAGTTACGTAACTAGTATTTAGAGTTACACAAGAAGGAATTTTAATAGCAGGCAAGTAACAGGCAAGAATGTCATGTATGATATATCTAcaaatcagtggtggaatgtaacagagaacaaatacttcgttactgtacttaagtacatttttcacgtatctgtactttacttaagtagaatcaatagtgcctacttttgacttttacttcgttacattttgcagcaattatctattctatactttctactccactacatttctagaACGCTCCGTTACATTTTccttacattttctgatcagttttccccctgccaaaacatCTTCCTGACgttgtttgtggtagtggacagtATGGATACTGTCGAAGCTCAGCATCAAAATAACTGAACTACCCCTTTGTAAATCACGGGTCGCTAGACACAGTGCCCTCACTGACCAAGGTGCAAACTAACCAACTAACCAACTTTTTTGTCTTATTAGCATATTACCATTTAAAATGGTAGTATGCAAATAAGATtataagagaataaatcgttatgcaagtacttttacttttactacataaagtacatttaaaatcaggtactttttacttttacttaagtagggttgtcattgtggtacttctacttttaataaagtaaatatgtctctggttatttgtacttttactttactgaGATTCAGTATTTCCTCCACCACTGATAAAAACAAGTATGCCACTCACCCTAGATGCATTCCAGGCTATAGAGAGTTTACCAGACCAACACTGTGAAGATACAGCATATCTTACTTTGTTTCAGTACAAGAACCTGTTGTCCATAAGATAGGCTTCTTTGACCTTTGACAATCATGTCGTGACACAGATCTACCCGCTGTCATTATTTATCTCAGTCCAAGACTGTGAGCCTGAGAAAACTAAGACTTGCACAACATTCACCGTGGGAAGCCAATCAAGCAGCTCTGGTCAAAtgccaattctctctctctctctctctctctctctctctctctctctctctcccctccagaACAGTTTTTCTTGCTGCAATTGCTGGACTGGGTTTTGCGTGGAGCTGCTCAGGTGATGTTCGTCAACAACCCTCTAAGTGGCCTCATCATTTTTGCTGGCCTCATCCTGCAGAACTACTGGTGGGCTCTCAACGGTTTTGTGGGCACACTCTTTGCCACCATTTCTGCCCTTATTCTGCAACAGAACAGGTTTGAACAAACTCAAACTACCGATAATAAATAGATGTTACTGTACGTGCCCATGGGAAACATGATGCAAAAAGTACATACATAATTGGGTGATAATTGATAATAATGATTTTACACTGTGGTGTATAGCAGGaaaatatgaattaattaattaaaatgacttCATTCAGGGGTGCAATAGCTGCAGGGCTGTATGGTTACAATGGCATCCTGGTGGGTCTGCTGATGGCTGTGTTCTCCAATAAAGGAGACTGGTACTGGTGGCTCCTGCTACCCAACATCTTCATGTCCATGATGTGGTAAGAAACTTGATTGACTAATAGTAAAATGATACAGTAGATTGATTCATATCATAAGAAATGAGAGGTTGAtgtatgaaattaaataaattaaccaaaacatgacacataaaaatgtcaaaaccgatcactttactgtattataACCATATGAATCATTTCCATTTCTGCTTCTAGATTCAGATTTCATTAACCTGATTTCAGTCAATCATTGCTGATCCAGtcagtaataaaaaaattacttaATTATGTTGTGAGTGGAGAGAACATGTAGACAGTATCACAGTCATGCTCGAAATGTGCAGAAACAACAATGAAGGTGCTTGTGATATAAGCACACATTTGAATACATATACTTAAATAATTGTGTGAGTTAAATGTGGATCAAATCTAATACTGGTGATGTTGTATCCTTGCGTTTCAGCCCGATTGTGTCCAGTGCCCTGGCATCTATTAACAGTCGCTGGGATCTGCCAGTGTTCACCCTGCCCTTTAACATCCTGGTGTGTCTCCACATGGTCGCCACCGGACACTACAACCACAACTTTCCCCAAGTCCTCATTCAGCCTCGCTCAGAGCTGCCCAACATCACCTGGGCTGAAATCGACGTAGCCAAGGTCAGTGACAGGCCAGGATTCGTTTATGTGCGTTACTTAACACACCTCTCTGTGGGCTGGTACACTGTAGACGCTGTGCACTTTAAGTTCACATTCTTTTACCTTTGTAATTTAGACAGATTTATCAgctgatttattatttatgttcCCTGCAAGGTATCTGatcaatgttgaaatgacaatcCTACATACTGTAGGTGTGTACCTACAGTATGCATAAATCATGTTGGTGCATCGAAGCTGACAGTAGGGCAGCACATAATTGGAAAACCCGTGGGTTGTAAATCATGCTTTGGTTCGAGTCTACAGTTACGAAACCTTTGTCTGTATCTCTTTAGCTGTTCACGTCAGTGCCTGTGGGAATAGGCCAGGTCTACGGCTGTGACAAACCTTGGACGGGAGGAATCTTCATCATCTCACTCTTCATCTCCTCCCCTATCACTTGCGCTCATGCTGTCCTGGGATCTGCTGTGGGCATGGTTTCAGGTGAGAGGACAGGATAATACCTTGGCAGGGGGCCGAATGTAAAAGTCATTCTGTCTTACCTTAATAAACAGCGCAACTTATTTTTCTTACATTCTTACAGATCAAATTCAAGCCACAATTTATATGTTTCAACTCTAAAATGACCCCCAAAATCCATTAAAGCTGCAAAATAACCAGGAGGGTCACTATTTGTAAGAGAATCCAAACTTATACTGAACTTGGCACTTCCTTGATGGCTGTGATTGAATATTTTGCAGGCTTGGCTCTGGCAGCGCCTTTTGGAGACATTTACTTTGGTCTCTGGGGATACAACTGTGTGTTAGCCTGCATTGCCATCGGAGGAATGTTTTACACTCTGACCTGGCAGGTGCACCTGCTCGCCATCACATGTGGTGAGCATACacccagaagaagaagaaaaacatcttCAAAAAGGATGACGTGACCAAATATTTGTAATCTATGATCACTTATCACAGCATGCACATGTATGGCATCTCACGGTATCTCTCATCTTCTCCTCTGCAGCTTTTTTCTGCGCATACCTCAGCGCAGCCATTGCCAATATCATGTCCACAGTAAGTACCCATTTTCTCCCACTTCTATTTATACGTATATCAGCCCATAATAGTTACTAACAGCAACGTGATGTATTTTTCATCTACAGTTTGGTCTGCCAGCCTGCACTTggcctttctgtctctctgccctCACTTTCCTCCTTTTGACAATGGGGACCAACAAGATCTTCAAGCTGCCGCTGGCCAAAGTCACCTACCCCGAGAAAAACCTGGGCTTCTTCTGGAAGTTGAAGAAGCAGGAGAAAATGGAGAGGGCTAAGAAggctgagaaagagagaaaggagcaGCAGAAAGCCATTGAGGAAAACATTATACTGAACGAGAAAGAGCTGAGAACTGAGTGAATTGAAGAGATTTCAGGAATCCAGTTGATGTTTTTCGACGGGGAAGCACGGAAACCAGCAGTGTGCCGCCAATCATTCATgaagtaattattttttttaaattaaacaatccGACCGACTTCTACTTTTGCATACTTTCAACTACAGAAACTGTTCAAATATCAAGACATTATGCTCTTATGTGTTTATGCTTGAATTCAACTTGTTCTACCTTTTATGCTTTCTTTAGTCTTTTCAGTTAATTTCAACTAccacttttgacagtattacagtttagcCTCCAGCTTTTCTAGCAAGGTATTTAAACTCTTACCTTCTTTAGGTAATGCAGCTCAGCTTCCAGGTTTTTTAGCAGTGCAAAAATCTGTAACATATGAACATAATATAGCTTAATATGGTCAATTCTGCCTATAAATAATGATGTTGTTTGTTAGGCTTAGTACACTGGGTCTTGATACAGGACTTTATGATGGGattatgttatttttattgGTAAAAAATTGGATTTGCGGTTTTGAGCCATTTCAATGTTGCTATTTAGGTCATTACACTTTGACTTGAGATGACACTGCATTTCTAATCTAAGTTCAattttagtcttttctttttacaaaagcaGCCTTTGATGAGGCTGGCTGAGTTTCAGATTTTGTGATACCATGCTACTGAgaaagcactttggtcaactatggttgtttttaaacgtgctatataaataaaattgaactgaattgagaTGGTAAGATAAAAAGTCAGGAACATGTCACCATTACATAACAAATCCTCTGGCAAGACTTTTGTGTGGCGTAGCCATGGGcataaatctgatctaacagtaggacaataaacataaaatttctgaagagcaatttttgaaggggacacaaataattcagccacagttatactcgtagaggacatgtttACACAGAGGAAAGCATAGAGACTggaccattatccttcttttcagtgtttctctcgattcaatgaaaaagctgactaaattgaccaaaatattcttctttaaaaccatgtatttatttctaagttgtttacaatcaagccacaaaaataccttaaaacataatgacttattttgaaaaagtgtccccatataaaagaaatacaatacttttgtacacttgttaaattagctgatcataatgtaaattagtgagccactggtaaagctcatctgctaaacctgacagccacacacctccaaaaaatacgaacacacttacctgagactctacacctgactgtccctggtctccctgttcctcagttatttctgtctcctttgcctgtgacatagtgacgttagtatttccataagcacccattcttataaagatatttccaaattgtcttgatatgaggacttattgtacttacttggcgtttcggtgtactgaaaaaggatcttatgcctgtttttcatttctctgtcattctatctgggcaacaacaacacaaatctttgacgtcagatgtctaaatatataggttcaccaggtggtcatattataattctaaaatgatcttgcgtcctccacataaatattaggtttcgtctgggacagaggatatatatttaactgatcagccacttaacttcatattcagcaaaacacaactgtagatcttcaatattaaccctaatatcagttcacacacataacgttaggcttattgccatggtaacgttagttgtagtgggtgcatttctatccaacaagctattatataagctaggtaacgttacattatattaaacTAACATAGCGAAcgttttgtcatgactaattcgttaattactcagcatcatttctatttgagaaaagaacaacttaatccgatgtttaatgtgaataaaatagccttgaaccgcctacttactacattcctgtcactacccgatgtgactgagagtctagtgcagatcctaacttacagcaggcagtggaccaaaccactgggAGGCAAGgaaggggggactcaaaatgtttctaaacttaaaaagcatttttggggggttgtattgttttactacttacacagatattttaagtatacatcattatgttatttacaatacacagtattgttttaatgacatttctaggggggggacaaccattagatgggggggggttcctgacccccccgaccgccctgggatttacgcccttgggtGTAGCTCACTACAACGCTTCAGCTAATGTGTCAATTCCTGcagtgattaaaacagcagctggGCAATTTGTCTACCTATAGCTAGCGATAGCAGCACCCCATAACATATACTCTCATATATACTTATCATATACTATCATAAAATATACGGTTACTACCACAGCCCGTAAGGGGGCCGACCCAGAgcaacttctgttatgatttgatactataaataaaattgatttgaaATACTAATTGAACTAGCAGAGGTCCACAAATACTGTGGAAGTATTTAATAGATCAGAACAATCATTTTAGCAGCAGCTACTTCAGGTCATACTGCACactatcgctctctctctctctctctctctctctctctctctctctctctctgtctctctctctgtctctctctcttggtcTGTTACTGTTGTTGAAAACAGCTTAAGGATCTTTCTCAGAGATAggccttttttatttaatatgggctattcatttcagatcatttttcatttacatgtgttgcagctaTATTTTCAAACAGGGAATGAAACTCTAtccatgcattttattttgatcacAGTCTGTTTTAATTAAAGTGCTTGTTACATCTCACATGTGGCTTTAACTTACAACTGCACATTTAGCCCTTAttgtagaaaatacagagataTATATCATTAAAGGATTGGATCTCAATGAGTCCTGAATGAGTTTACACCTGTACTGATCACTCAGGATTTTAATGCCATGGCAAACGGGggctctctctccatctctccatctctccatgtctttcatttcttactgtttattttgttttcccaTTTTTTCAGCTATTTATAATGCAGATTCATACATACAATGCATCCAAACCTTAAAATGTTCCACATTTTCCATTCATTAAGTTTTATACAACTTGTAAATTCTattctttttgaaaatattgaatatatatTAAATCAAATTCAAGCTGGCAATTCAGTTTAGCATCAGCTTTTCAGATGTATACATTATTAGTGTTATTTAACATTTCAATTAAATGTATACTAATTTAAACCATTCttacttttccaactattctcactacttcaccgTCTTCTTACGCATTTaagccagcaatccagtttagctttagcaatttagctttttagcattcacaagcattttctgcaggaaatgcattttctagttaacAATAACATGTTATCttattttagcttttagttaATTTGCATGGGTGGGAAACTAGAGCAAAAATACTTCACCACCTCTCACAGGTGCAAGACAAGAGAA
This genomic window contains:
- the slc14a2 gene encoding urea transporter 2 isoform X1, with the translated sequence MPGSHCTKGIQKNINSSTSAASSFPTTELQPLMANTDLPSEHDNSQENRKEKDPVQPEPSNLQRARARFLKGISYFSGDMKVFGKWMEKQFFLLQLLDWVLRGAAQVMFVNNPLSGLIIFAGLILQNYWWALNGFVGTLFATISALILQQNRGAIAAGLYGYNGILVGLLMAVFSNKGDWYWWLLLPNIFMSMMCPIVSSALASINSRWDLPVFTLPFNILVCLHMVATGHYNHNFPQVLIQPRSELPNITWAEIDVAKLFTSVPVGIGQVYGCDKPWTGGIFIISLFISSPITCAHAVLGSAVGMVSGLALAAPFGDIYFGLWGYNCVLACIAIGGMFYTLTWQVHLLAITCAFFCAYLSAAIANIMSTFGLPACTWPFCLSALTFLLLTMGTNKIFKLPLAKVTYPEKNLGFFWKLKKQEKMERAKKAEKERKEQQKAIEENIILNEKELRTE
- the slc14a2 gene encoding urea transporter 2 isoform X2 → MANTDLPSEHDNSQENRKEKDPVQPEPSNLQRARARFLKGISYFSGDMKVFGKWMEKQFFLLQLLDWVLRGAAQVMFVNNPLSGLIIFAGLILQNYWWALNGFVGTLFATISALILQQNRGAIAAGLYGYNGILVGLLMAVFSNKGDWYWWLLLPNIFMSMMCPIVSSALASINSRWDLPVFTLPFNILVCLHMVATGHYNHNFPQVLIQPRSELPNITWAEIDVAKLFTSVPVGIGQVYGCDKPWTGGIFIISLFISSPITCAHAVLGSAVGMVSGLALAAPFGDIYFGLWGYNCVLACIAIGGMFYTLTWQVHLLAITCAFFCAYLSAAIANIMSTFGLPACTWPFCLSALTFLLLTMGTNKIFKLPLAKVTYPEKNLGFFWKLKKQEKMERAKKAEKERKEQQKAIEENIILNEKELRTE
- the slc14a2 gene encoding urea transporter 2 isoform X3 is translated as MPGSHCTKGIQKNINSSTSAASSFPTTVSQCSQFRRTELQPLMANTDLPSEHDNSQENRKEKDPVQPEPSNLQRARARFLKGISYFSGDMKVFGKWMEKQFFLLQLLDWVLRGAAQVMFVNNPLSGLIIFAGLILQNYWWALNGFVGTLFATISALILQQNRGAIAAGLYGYNGILVGLLMAVFSNKGDWYWWLLLPNIFMSMMCPIVSSALASINSRWDLPVFTLPFNILVCLHMVATGHYNHNFPQVLIQPRSELPNITWAEIDVAKLFTSVPVGIGQVYGCDKPWTGGIFIISLFISSPITCAHAVLGSAVGMVSGLALAAPFGDIYFGLWGYNCVLACIAIGGMFYTLTWQVHLLAITCAFFCAYLSAAIANIMSTFGLPACTWPFCLSALTFLLLTMGTNKIFKLPLAKVTYPEKNLGFFWKLKKQEKMERAKKAEKERKEQQKAIEENIILNEKELRTE